One genomic segment of Polyangiaceae bacterium includes these proteins:
- a CDS encoding PEGA domain-containing protein: MALALVVGNVPIASAQPNSKTDLDAQAKGLFQSGREAVLKKDWRSARDQLREAFRLRQTFDIAALLGQTEYELKEYRDAAEHIDYSLRHFPPKEDDEPKQRLQAWLKESKSRVVEVDIRVTPEGARVRVGDRGVGVAPLAAPVFVEPGSHEIVAELAGHGTVREAITVSAGESVSRTLVLSPVADSPPATNGHADNGKAKHNGAGERSMVPAIIGGSAAMVGLGVGIGFTLLSQSAADDADVIAARVGPSGCTAGTASATDCARLKDKNETADRDSRWAVAGFSLFAVGSVVTATYMLWPSDDSDDKKARAPRPSETSLVPSMAIDTHGLAVSLKGSF; the protein is encoded by the coding sequence ATGGCGCTTGCGCTGGTTGTCGGTAACGTGCCGATTGCGAGCGCGCAGCCGAACTCCAAGACCGATCTCGACGCACAAGCGAAAGGGCTTTTCCAGTCAGGTCGCGAAGCTGTGCTCAAGAAGGACTGGCGGTCAGCGCGCGACCAGCTGCGCGAAGCATTCCGCCTTCGCCAGACCTTCGATATCGCCGCTTTGCTCGGCCAAACCGAGTACGAACTGAAAGAGTACCGGGATGCTGCTGAACACATCGACTACTCACTTCGGCACTTCCCCCCGAAAGAAGACGACGAGCCAAAGCAGCGCCTGCAAGCATGGCTGAAGGAGTCGAAGAGCCGTGTAGTCGAAGTGGATATTCGCGTAACACCAGAGGGCGCGCGCGTGCGCGTGGGTGACCGCGGGGTAGGGGTTGCGCCGCTAGCTGCGCCCGTATTCGTAGAACCGGGCAGCCATGAAATCGTCGCAGAACTCGCAGGACACGGAACAGTGAGGGAGGCGATTACGGTCTCCGCAGGAGAGTCGGTGTCCCGGACGCTGGTGCTGAGTCCAGTGGCCGACAGCCCGCCGGCGACCAATGGTCATGCCGATAACGGCAAGGCAAAGCACAACGGCGCTGGCGAACGAAGCATGGTGCCTGCCATCATCGGAGGCAGCGCCGCCATGGTGGGCCTCGGTGTAGGGATCGGCTTCACGTTGCTCTCACAGAGCGCCGCTGATGACGCCGATGTGATCGCGGCCAGGGTTGGACCCTCGGGATGCACGGCTGGGACTGCCTCTGCGACCGACTGCGCTAGGCTGAAGGACAAGAACGAAACGGCAGATCGAGACAGCCGCTGGGCCGTCGCCGGCTTTTCGTTGTTCGCCGTGGGCAGCGTCGTGACCGCCACCTACATGCTCTGGCCCTCGGACGACAGCGATGACAAGAAGGCACGTGCACCACGACCAAGCGAGACTTCTTTGGTGCCATCCATGGCGATTGATACGCACGGCTTGGCCGTGTCCTTGAAGGGTTCGTTCTAG
- a CDS encoding DUF262 domain-containing HNH endonuclease family protein, with protein sequence MRSTNLPLFDLFQRQRRYVVPLFQRPYVWDEEEQWTPLWQDVLGRAEAVVERDQHGSRSDPIGNHFLGAVVLNQIRVYGRQVDTVEVIDGQQRLTTLQLMLAAFRDVISTTQENRLGDDLQRLTENDGVREAEQERLKIWPTNADRHDFDASMSAGSIEALVERYPLQRRKHARKPEPRPRLVEAYLFFAHAIRDFCFPAALPDGETEVEEQAPATFSAERAHCLYEALRRHIQLVVIELEEEDDPQVIFETLNARGVPLLPSDLIRNFVFLRASQQGEDAGELYTSWWSEYDERPAEADAGKDNRFWKQMERQGRLRRTRLDLFIHHYVQYRSGQDLDIGHLFNAFRAWWEGNPERSVAEELRQLRRHSDVFAGLFVPEGESRVDVFAKRLKALDTSTVYPVLLLLLVGGRERVALGELDGIVTDLESYLVRRMVCDLGTKNYNRFFLSMLQRLRGTDSISRGLIQKILLAPEGPAGEWPDDKKFLRAWLEKPAYETMKASRCAMVLLAIDHAMRGSKQEAITVGGPLTVEHVLPQSWGLPAWPEPPELCGRGESDETAVERRGRLLHSLGNLTLLTRALNSSVSNGAYDAKQPEIAKQSALRINTHFQDTLVWNEEEIQKRGRLLFDHALHMWPYPQNATSVALGNARPGDSTS encoded by the coding sequence ATGCGTTCAACGAACCTCCCACTCTTCGACCTCTTTCAACGTCAGCGGCGATACGTGGTGCCTCTGTTCCAGCGCCCGTACGTCTGGGACGAAGAGGAGCAATGGACTCCACTCTGGCAGGATGTTCTGGGACGCGCGGAAGCCGTGGTCGAGCGGGACCAGCACGGTTCGCGGAGCGACCCAATCGGAAACCACTTCCTCGGCGCGGTGGTCTTGAATCAGATTCGGGTCTACGGGCGCCAGGTAGATACTGTCGAAGTCATCGACGGACAGCAGCGGCTGACCACACTCCAGCTGATGCTGGCGGCGTTTCGGGACGTCATCTCAACGACGCAGGAGAACCGCCTCGGTGATGACCTGCAGCGACTCACTGAGAACGATGGCGTTCGGGAAGCAGAACAGGAACGTCTCAAGATCTGGCCCACCAATGCTGACCGGCACGACTTCGACGCTTCCATGAGTGCGGGTTCGATAGAAGCACTGGTTGAGCGGTATCCACTGCAGCGCCGGAAACACGCGCGCAAGCCGGAGCCCCGGCCGCGGCTCGTAGAGGCGTATCTGTTCTTCGCGCACGCCATCAGAGACTTCTGTTTTCCGGCGGCCCTCCCTGATGGGGAGACAGAAGTCGAGGAACAGGCGCCCGCGACGTTCTCTGCGGAGCGGGCTCACTGTCTGTATGAAGCGCTGCGGCGCCACATCCAGCTCGTGGTGATCGAGCTGGAGGAGGAGGACGACCCCCAGGTGATCTTCGAGACGCTCAATGCGCGCGGCGTCCCGCTTCTGCCCTCGGACCTGATTCGCAACTTCGTGTTCTTGAGGGCGAGTCAGCAGGGCGAGGACGCGGGCGAACTCTATACATCCTGGTGGTCCGAGTACGACGAACGCCCCGCTGAGGCGGATGCCGGCAAGGACAATCGCTTCTGGAAACAGATGGAGCGTCAGGGTCGTCTTCGGCGGACCCGTCTCGATCTCTTCATCCACCACTACGTGCAGTACCGGTCCGGCCAGGATCTGGACATCGGACATCTATTCAACGCTTTCCGTGCTTGGTGGGAAGGGAACCCTGAACGGAGCGTCGCTGAAGAGCTTCGGCAACTCCGACGACACAGCGACGTGTTCGCCGGGCTGTTCGTGCCCGAGGGCGAGAGTCGGGTTGACGTCTTTGCGAAGCGCCTGAAGGCGTTGGACACCAGCACCGTCTACCCCGTGCTTCTCCTGCTCCTAGTCGGCGGTCGTGAACGCGTCGCACTCGGGGAACTCGACGGAATCGTGACTGACCTTGAGTCGTACCTCGTCCGCCGTATGGTCTGTGACCTGGGCACGAAGAACTACAATCGCTTCTTCCTTTCAATGCTCCAGCGGCTTCGCGGCACTGACTCCATCTCTCGCGGGCTCATCCAGAAGATTCTTCTCGCGCCCGAGGGGCCCGCGGGCGAGTGGCCGGACGACAAGAAGTTCTTGCGGGCGTGGCTGGAAAAGCCAGCCTACGAAACGATGAAGGCGAGCCGCTGCGCCATGGTGCTGCTCGCGATCGACCACGCGATGCGAGGCAGCAAGCAAGAGGCGATCACTGTGGGTGGACCTTTGACCGTCGAGCATGTGCTGCCGCAGTCTTGGGGACTGCCTGCGTGGCCTGAACCGCCGGAACTCTGCGGGCGCGGCGAGTCGGACGAAACCGCTGTGGAAAGGCGCGGACGTCTGCTCCACAGCCTCGGCAATCTCACGCTGCTGACACGGGCCCTGAACTCGTCCGTGAGCAACGGCGCCTACGACGCAAAGCAGCCCGAGATCGCGAAGCAAAGCGCACTCCGCATCAACACCCACTTCCAAGACACTCTCGTTTGGAACGAAGAGGAGATCCAAAAGCGCGGGCGGTTGCTGTTCGACCACGCGCTGCACATGTGGCCGTACCCGCAAAACGCCACGAGCGTCGCACTAGGAAACGCACGACCCGGAGACTCGACTTCCTGA
- a CDS encoding HNH endonuclease, which produces MALGMSDQVWQRAKSEMTSILGSVAASRGTITYSSLVHRLQAVRLGPDDPRLNAMLAEVSTEQDCVGKGMLSVLVIHKTGDMEPGEGFFKLAAALGKNIADRQQFWISELNRVHAAWARPKSPAAPGRAGRPPADDGASRSADSSVNQEQRAAAVWAALAACAKMAQTITYKELGRASGGFHHRVLRFPLVLIQDYCITEKLAPLTSLVVRVGDARPGKGFTAWDADDLETAQQRVFAFDWDGLPNPFGYAVHGSTEEELADRLVEMPNSSAEVYQLVKVRGKAQAIFRQALLRAYDSSCAFCELSFTVALDAAHIVPWAACSADERMSVNNGILLCSNHHGLFDADWLRVDEAYRIQYSGMARKHGSHSPMDEAVSANLHGRTMTLPKDKKLWPAPEHIRTRFGGRGHA; this is translated from the coding sequence ATGGCGCTCGGGATGAGCGACCAGGTCTGGCAGCGAGCGAAGAGCGAGATGACTTCCATTCTCGGCTCCGTCGCGGCAAGTCGTGGGACGATCACCTATTCGAGTCTGGTGCATAGGCTGCAGGCAGTGCGGCTGGGGCCGGACGATCCACGGCTGAACGCCATGCTCGCTGAGGTGTCCACGGAGCAGGATTGTGTGGGCAAGGGAATGCTGTCCGTCCTCGTGATCCACAAGACGGGCGATATGGAACCGGGTGAGGGCTTCTTCAAGCTCGCCGCGGCTCTCGGGAAGAACATCGCAGACCGACAGCAGTTCTGGATCTCGGAGTTGAACCGCGTCCATGCGGCATGGGCCAGACCGAAGAGCCCGGCAGCTCCAGGTCGAGCGGGGCGCCCACCTGCGGACGACGGTGCGTCCCGTAGCGCGGACAGCTCCGTCAACCAGGAACAGCGGGCAGCGGCGGTTTGGGCAGCACTGGCCGCGTGCGCCAAGATGGCGCAGACGATCACCTACAAGGAGCTCGGTAGAGCCTCCGGTGGATTCCATCACCGGGTTCTTCGCTTCCCGCTGGTCCTGATTCAGGACTACTGCATCACGGAGAAGCTAGCCCCTCTAACGAGCCTGGTCGTGCGCGTGGGAGATGCTCGGCCGGGCAAGGGTTTCACCGCGTGGGATGCCGATGACCTGGAGACGGCGCAGCAGCGGGTCTTCGCGTTTGACTGGGATGGGCTGCCAAATCCCTTCGGGTACGCGGTCCATGGGAGCACGGAAGAGGAACTCGCAGACCGCCTCGTAGAAATGCCAAACTCTTCCGCGGAGGTGTATCAGCTCGTGAAGGTAAGAGGAAAGGCGCAGGCTATCTTCCGGCAGGCGCTCCTCCGTGCGTACGACTCGTCGTGCGCATTCTGCGAGCTGAGCTTCACGGTGGCGCTCGACGCAGCGCACATCGTGCCGTGGGCGGCTTGTTCGGCTGACGAGCGCATGAGCGTGAACAACGGCATCCTCCTGTGCTCGAACCACCACGGGTTGTTCGACGCCGACTGGCTCCGGGTAGATGAAGCTTACCGAATCCAATACTCGGGGATGGCTCGCAAGCACGGGTCGCACAGCCCGATGGACGAGGCCGTGAGCGCAAACCTGCACGGGAGGACGATGACGCTGCCGAAGGACAAGAAGCTCTGGCCTGCTCCCGAGCACATTCGGACCCGGTTCGGAGGACGAGGCCATGCCTGA
- a CDS encoding serine/threonine-protein kinase: protein MAKPGPGQFLTFLKAHSAGDVVSSDEILAAVPAWKKSTLETYRKKNKLVKFMTPMAGGRFRITLDGSQVTEADINAALSQVSPRNFTLARNDKLVGTHDEYVLIRELGSGAVGAVWEAREGRSGNRVAVKVCSPRPDLLEPSVFNNVRDRFRRESRLGPRITHDAIVEYRDYGDYVTTSFLVMELANGSLRDVLNARGVLSLEEVVDVALRAVAGLRHLHAENCVHRDIKPPNILLTDRGYVLGDLGIALWGDLNRSFTGAGTITKATVQLGSFHYMAPEQIEDAHEVGPESDVYALGVTCIELLTGEVPSPHRLAAGRLGSVCSDPAIDTLLADMTAYALDRRPSLPELERVLRSISTHYGTSATG from the coding sequence ATGGCGAAACCTGGACCCGGTCAGTTCCTCACTTTCCTGAAGGCGCACTCCGCCGGTGACGTGGTCAGTTCCGACGAGATCCTGGCCGCGGTGCCAGCGTGGAAGAAGTCGACGCTTGAGACGTACCGCAAGAAGAACAAGCTCGTGAAGTTCATGACTCCGATGGCGGGTGGCCGCTTTCGCATCACGTTGGACGGCAGCCAGGTCACGGAGGCGGACATCAACGCGGCGCTCTCACAGGTGTCCCCCAGGAACTTCACGCTTGCCCGCAACGACAAGCTCGTGGGCACTCATGACGAATATGTGCTGATTCGCGAACTCGGTTCGGGAGCGGTGGGCGCGGTGTGGGAGGCCCGAGAGGGTCGGTCCGGGAACCGGGTCGCGGTCAAAGTCTGTTCGCCTCGCCCGGATCTGCTAGAGCCGAGCGTGTTCAACAACGTGCGTGATCGATTCCGGCGCGAGTCTCGCCTTGGACCACGGATCACGCATGACGCGATCGTGGAATACCGCGACTACGGTGACTACGTGACGACGTCATTTCTCGTTATGGAACTGGCGAATGGGTCGCTTCGCGATGTGCTGAATGCGCGTGGTGTGCTGTCGCTCGAGGAGGTCGTCGACGTCGCGCTGCGCGCGGTAGCTGGCCTGCGGCACTTGCACGCCGAGAACTGCGTGCACCGCGACATCAAGCCACCCAACATCCTGCTCACGGATCGCGGATATGTTCTGGGCGACCTCGGCATCGCCCTCTGGGGCGACCTGAATCGCTCTTTCACCGGAGCCGGCACTATCACGAAGGCTACCGTGCAGCTCGGCTCGTTCCACTACATGGCACCTGAGCAGATCGAAGATGCGCACGAGGTTGGGCCCGAGAGCGATGTGTACGCGCTCGGGGTCACCTGCATCGAACTGCTAACGGGCGAGGTGCCAAGCCCCCACCGACTCGCAGCCGGTCGGCTTGGCTCCGTTTGCAGCGATCCGGCGATCGACACGCTGCTGGCGGACATGACTGCCTACGCGCTTGATCGCCGGCCGTCTTTGCCGGAGCTAGAAAGGGTTCTGCGTAGCATTTCGACGCACTACGGCACATCCGCGACGGGGTAG
- a CDS encoding serine/threonine-protein kinase translates to MSSQQDDPLAGTQYRALRLIGQGGMGDVYLAEHLVLGKEVVAKLLRPEFARDPGVIERMRIEAQSLAALSHPNIVSVTDFGKTAAERPFYIMERLEGQTVGQLLRHQGPPALAYSVEIVRQVLDALGAAHALGLIHRDIKPDNVFLHRDSTGALVVKLLDFGIAKVSAGSSRSGAPAPSAIPTAEGAIIGTPRYISPEQILGRTVDHRADLYTVGLLLYALATGEAPFEHLRTTKQLFEAHLRTVPPNPSLKDERIPGRLDRIVQRALEKRPEDRFQDAAEFAVALGAQPSTQHPHSVGTPAVRERSLGSRDTMLSPTAAQAHSAGRDPGIDLAAPIANGPALLGGNAEPGEHTIPDAAVPASRDRRAGAPAGSMRAGDARVKTEELHESAAAEPPPAKPLPEAPPAKPPPDASPASTRTAPLAHQEHPHQPRAPQRPWWVSPPGMSAAHVISAYVATAAVTALEMGVVVIRVGVPSASSTATLVALTAFVGTSIGVVVARFRG, encoded by the coding sequence GTGTCATCGCAGCAAGACGATCCGCTCGCCGGGACGCAGTATCGCGCGCTCCGCCTGATCGGTCAGGGGGGGATGGGCGACGTGTACCTGGCTGAGCACTTGGTGCTTGGGAAAGAAGTCGTTGCGAAGCTGCTGCGGCCGGAGTTTGCTCGTGATCCAGGTGTGATCGAGCGGATGCGGATCGAGGCCCAGTCCCTCGCCGCGCTGTCGCATCCGAACATCGTGTCCGTGACGGACTTCGGCAAGACGGCCGCCGAGCGTCCCTTCTACATCATGGAGCGCCTGGAAGGGCAGACCGTCGGCCAGCTCTTGCGTCACCAGGGGCCGCCCGCACTGGCCTACTCGGTGGAGATCGTGCGCCAGGTTCTCGACGCGCTGGGTGCAGCACACGCCTTGGGACTGATTCATCGGGACATCAAGCCTGACAACGTGTTTCTCCATCGTGACTCGACTGGCGCATTGGTGGTCAAGCTTCTCGACTTTGGGATCGCCAAGGTCTCGGCTGGCAGCAGTCGCTCGGGCGCGCCCGCGCCTTCCGCAATCCCGACGGCCGAAGGCGCGATCATCGGCACGCCGCGATACATCAGCCCCGAGCAGATCCTCGGGAGAACCGTCGACCACCGCGCGGATCTGTACACCGTGGGCCTGCTGCTCTACGCGCTCGCGACAGGTGAGGCCCCCTTCGAACACCTGCGGACCACGAAGCAGCTGTTCGAGGCGCATCTGAGAACCGTGCCGCCCAACCCGTCGCTTAAGGACGAACGAATCCCCGGCAGATTGGACCGCATCGTGCAGCGCGCCCTCGAGAAGCGTCCCGAGGACCGCTTCCAAGATGCCGCGGAGTTTGCGGTGGCGTTGGGCGCTCAGCCATCGACGCAGCATCCGCACTCCGTTGGGACACCGGCTGTCCGCGAGCGGTCCCTGGGTAGTCGCGACACCATGCTCAGTCCGACGGCCGCGCAGGCGCACAGCGCGGGGCGTGACCCCGGTATCGACCTGGCAGCACCGATTGCGAATGGGCCCGCGCTGCTCGGCGGCAACGCTGAGCCCGGCGAGCACACGATTCCCGATGCGGCTGTGCCCGCCTCGCGCGACCGGCGAGCGGGCGCTCCGGCGGGATCGATGCGCGCAGGCGATGCGCGAGTGAAGACCGAGGAACTGCATGAATCCGCAGCAGCGGAACCTCCGCCGGCAAAGCCACTGCCAGAAGCTCCGCCCGCAAAGCCACCGCCGGACGCTTCGCCAGCGTCCACCCGAACCGCGCCGCTAGCGCACCAAGAGCACCCGCACCAGCCGCGCGCGCCGCAAAGACCTTGGTGGGTGTCCCCGCCCGGAATGAGTGCGGCGCACGTAATTTCGGCCTATGTGGCGACGGCGGCGGTGACTGCGCTGGAAATGGGGGTCGTGGTCATCCGCGTCGGGGTGCCATCCGCCTCGTCGACGGCAACGCTGGTAGCGCTCACTGCGTTCGTGGGCACCTCAATCGGTGTCGTCGTCGCGCGCTTCCGGGGGTGA
- a CDS encoding ATP-binding protein, producing the protein MHWTDREAELKRLSALCGRREGGLGVVYGRRRIGKTRLLLEWTKRNDGVYTVADQSTPDIQRRYVARALAERLPGFADVEYPDWNSLLERVAREAKAVDWRGPVVFDEFPYLVGPSPELPSVMQRWVDHAAREARLSCAIAGSSQRMMQGLALTPNAPLYGRASEILLLGPLPVSAAAEVFGVRQPSELVSIHAAWGGVPRYWELAADLHGRLTQRIDALVLDPSGPLHVEPDRLLLEELPPAIELRPILDAVGAGAHRLSEIAGRVGRAATSLSRPLDRLIGLGLLRREVPFGEPEKKSKRSLYRIDDPFTRLWFRVVAPHRALLLVGNQAARLEILARHLPALLSTAWEDLCRALLPQLGRQRGVGRLGPFGAAGRWWHGNAPEWDVVARSLDGSVLLLGEAKWSERPLAQRTLQAHLHDLITRDAPEVASRRGVRVVRALFVPEVRTVPPTPKDVHVVTGRELLQLPG; encoded by the coding sequence ATGCACTGGACGGACCGCGAGGCAGAGCTGAAGCGGCTTTCTGCGCTTTGTGGGCGCCGGGAGGGCGGGCTCGGGGTCGTCTATGGCCGGCGTCGGATCGGAAAGACTCGTCTGTTGCTCGAGTGGACCAAGCGGAATGACGGCGTGTATACGGTGGCGGATCAATCGACGCCCGACATCCAGCGTCGCTACGTTGCACGAGCGCTGGCGGAGCGCCTGCCCGGGTTTGCCGACGTGGAGTATCCGGATTGGAACTCATTGCTCGAGAGGGTGGCGCGCGAAGCGAAGGCGGTGGATTGGCGTGGTCCCGTCGTCTTTGACGAGTTCCCCTACTTGGTCGGCCCAAGTCCCGAACTACCAAGTGTGATGCAGCGCTGGGTGGACCATGCGGCGCGTGAGGCCAGACTGAGCTGTGCGATCGCCGGATCCAGCCAGCGCATGATGCAGGGCTTGGCACTGACACCGAACGCGCCGCTATACGGTCGCGCGAGTGAGATCTTGCTGCTTGGTCCGCTTCCAGTCAGTGCAGCGGCGGAGGTGTTTGGCGTGCGCCAGCCGAGCGAGTTGGTGTCGATTCACGCCGCTTGGGGTGGCGTGCCGCGATATTGGGAACTCGCAGCGGATCTACACGGGAGGCTGACGCAACGCATTGACGCGTTGGTGCTCGATCCCTCCGGGCCGCTTCATGTCGAGCCGGATCGCTTGTTGCTCGAGGAATTGCCCCCCGCCATCGAACTGCGTCCGATTCTCGACGCCGTTGGGGCGGGTGCGCATCGCCTCTCGGAGATCGCGGGCCGCGTCGGACGCGCCGCTACCTCGCTGTCTCGTCCCCTCGATCGCCTGATCGGCTTGGGCTTGCTCCGGCGTGAAGTGCCTTTCGGCGAGCCGGAAAAGAAGAGCAAACGCTCACTCTACCGCATCGACGATCCATTCACGCGTCTGTGGTTCCGCGTGGTGGCGCCCCATCGTGCGCTGCTGCTGGTGGGCAACCAGGCGGCACGTCTCGAGATCCTCGCACGTCATCTGCCCGCACTGCTCTCCACCGCCTGGGAAGATCTGTGCCGGGCTTTGCTACCGCAGCTCGGACGTCAAAGAGGCGTCGGGCGGCTCGGTCCCTTCGGCGCGGCGGGCCGTTGGTGGCATGGCAATGCGCCAGAGTGGGATGTCGTGGCGCGGTCCCTCGATGGTTCGGTCTTGCTCTTGGGCGAGGCGAAGTGGAGCGAGCGACCTTTGGCCCAGCGCACGCTACAGGCGCACCTCCACGACCTCATCACACGCGATGCGCCGGAGGTTGCCTCGCGAAGGGGCGTACGCGTCGTGCGAGCGCTGTTCGTGCCGGAAGTCCGCACCGTCCCGCCCACGCCAAAGGACGTCCACGTGGTCACCGGCCGCGAACTACTTCAGCTTCCCGGGTGA
- a CDS encoding Uma2 family endonuclease, producing the protein MALEEHSPVRHEFVAGEIYAMAGGTPEHAALAAAVLRLLGNQLPAGCRAYTSDLRVRVVASDVTTYPDGTIICGKVTRATDDPMAATNPIVVIAVTSPSTEAHDRGAKLDVYKTLPSLKEILIVSHREPLISAHRPNSDGTWETFEAQARGATVDVPSVGAQLALDDVYRDFEPE; encoded by the coding sequence GTGGCGCTCGAGGAGCACAGCCCAGTGCGCCATGAGTTCGTCGCCGGCGAGATCTACGCGATGGCTGGCGGCACGCCGGAACACGCCGCCCTGGCCGCTGCGGTGCTCCGCCTTCTTGGCAATCAATTGCCCGCAGGCTGCCGGGCGTACACGTCGGACCTCCGCGTGCGAGTTGTCGCGAGCGACGTGACGACGTACCCCGACGGCACGATCATCTGCGGAAAAGTCACGCGTGCAACGGACGACCCGATGGCAGCCACCAACCCCATCGTCGTCATCGCAGTCACGAGCCCGTCGACCGAGGCGCACGACAGGGGTGCCAAACTCGACGTCTACAAGACGCTGCCGAGCCTGAAAGAGATCCTCATCGTGTCGCATCGAGAGCCGCTCATTTCCGCTCACCGACCCAACTCCGATGGCACTTGGGAGACCTTCGAGGCACAGGCTCGCGGCGCGACGGTGGACGTTCCATCCGTCGGCGCCCAGCTCGCGCTCGACGACGTCTATCGAGACTTCGAACCGGAGTGA
- a CDS encoding serine/threonine-protein kinase, whose product MDRELAEWPFEPGDSVEGRYTIVRHLAKGGVGAVYEAQHSWTGLRVALKVLFKRQGDYAARMKAEARTLAQISHPNVVPVTDGDVTTELSRYPGLVWITMPLLEGNTLRELLLQAGALSVPRALQFGMQIADGCAAAHALQVVHRDLKPENVFVLADGENVKILDFGVSKIRSGLRPVELRTTDRFRLLGTQAYMAPELLQVGLSDARSDIYAVGHILYEMLTGRHCFSEGAGPLDFPPEMQLGLRQIFAPPAPVTDLAPQVPTEVNDIVMRALAKDPGMRQQSMQELSAALGHALPRLERSSPRQSPKATQRIDVAPEARRTPSYAGGGHGVPGTADSQVALDAAMICGAARFASSCPEITAVERGLRAMAGVGARDARFRGLLSDLVTAMLDADDAVRASYRANYAVAGGLREHAGRVLHMLRAAAMRSGWCQDEPNRFRKDRLDMVRGAALLIEPEHLSDAASTALGRFELLDEETRSFAFSVLVAFAHTPLSMHPAPRGALLALALGGEEDSELARAELARFVLDAAGTGDMDLGVDIERVDLSYPSENQDSDGARQHELAETDDEASRVPLAPGTQEPARSPPQFHIGVAYGIGLITALLVVALAYALGASRQGQRAAPAPGPTAPDSLAPTSNPAATLSSAPPP is encoded by the coding sequence ATGGATCGCGAACTAGCTGAGTGGCCCTTTGAACCGGGCGACAGTGTCGAGGGGCGGTACACAATCGTGCGCCACCTTGCGAAGGGAGGCGTCGGCGCGGTCTACGAGGCCCAACATAGTTGGACTGGGCTGCGTGTCGCACTGAAAGTGCTGTTCAAGCGACAAGGGGACTATGCCGCGCGCATGAAGGCCGAGGCCCGCACGCTTGCCCAGATCTCCCACCCGAACGTCGTGCCTGTGACGGATGGGGATGTCACGACGGAGCTGTCGCGGTATCCGGGGCTCGTTTGGATCACGATGCCTCTGCTCGAAGGCAACACCCTCCGCGAGCTGCTGCTCCAGGCAGGTGCGCTATCCGTTCCTCGCGCGTTGCAGTTCGGAATGCAAATTGCAGATGGCTGCGCCGCAGCCCATGCCCTGCAGGTCGTGCACCGAGACCTGAAACCGGAGAACGTCTTCGTCCTCGCCGATGGCGAGAACGTGAAGATCCTGGACTTCGGCGTGAGCAAGATCCGCAGTGGCTTGCGCCCCGTCGAACTGCGCACCACGGATCGCTTCCGCCTCTTAGGTACGCAGGCGTACATGGCGCCGGAGCTGCTCCAGGTCGGCCTTTCGGACGCCCGGTCGGACATCTACGCAGTCGGACACATCCTCTACGAGATGCTCACGGGGAGGCACTGCTTCAGCGAGGGAGCGGGGCCGCTCGACTTCCCGCCAGAAATGCAGCTCGGCCTGCGGCAGATCTTCGCGCCACCCGCCCCGGTGACGGATCTCGCACCCCAGGTGCCAACTGAGGTGAACGACATAGTCATGCGCGCTCTGGCGAAGGACCCGGGAATGCGACAGCAGTCCATGCAGGAGCTCTCGGCTGCTCTTGGACACGCACTGCCGCGCCTCGAGCGGAGTAGTCCACGTCAGTCACCAAAGGCCACGCAGCGGATCGACGTTGCCCCTGAAGCGCGCAGAACTCCGTCGTACGCGGGCGGCGGACACGGGGTGCCCGGTACGGCGGACTCGCAGGTCGCACTGGACGCCGCGATGATCTGCGGTGCTGCTCGCTTCGCATCGTCTTGTCCCGAGATCACCGCTGTGGAGCGCGGGCTGCGCGCAATGGCCGGGGTTGGCGCGAGAGACGCGAGATTTCGCGGCCTCCTCAGTGATCTTGTCACTGCGATGTTGGATGCTGACGATGCTGTCAGAGCGAGCTACCGCGCCAACTACGCGGTTGCTGGTGGGTTACGCGAGCACGCCGGTCGAGTGCTGCACATGCTGCGTGCCGCCGCCATGCGAAGCGGGTGGTGCCAGGACGAACCGAACCGCTTCCGGAAGGACCGGTTGGACATGGTCCGTGGAGCGGCTTTGTTGATTGAGCCGGAACATCTGTCGGATGCGGCCAGCACGGCGTTGGGTCGGTTCGAATTGTTGGACGAGGAGACGCGAAGCTTCGCCTTCTCGGTCCTGGTGGCCTTCGCACACACGCCCCTCAGTATGCATCCCGCGCCGCGCGGCGCATTGCTGGCGCTGGCGTTGGGCGGTGAAGAGGATTCGGAGCTTGCCCGTGCGGAACTCGCGCGCTTCGTGCTCGACGCCGCCGGCACGGGTGACATGGACCTAGGCGTCGACATCGAGCGCGTCGACCTCAGCTACCCTTCCGAGAACCAGGACTCCGATGGTGCCCGCCAGCACGAGCTGGCCGAAACAGATGATGAGGCATCCCGTGTTCCGCTAGCGCCGGGCACCCAGGAACCAGCCCGCAGCCCGCCGCAGTTCCACATCGGCGTTGCCTACGGAATCGGACTGATCACGGCCTTGCTGGTCGTCGCACTGGCGTACGCCCTCGGTGCGTCACGGCAGGGTCAGCGCGCGGCGCCGGCCCCTGGGCCGACCGCGCCGGACAGTTTGGCCCCCACCTCGAACCCCGCTGCTACACTGAGCAGCGCGCCGCCACCGTGA